The DNA segment GACGAATGGAAGTTACAAGTCGGCCGAAAGTTAGTTCTTTTTTGGGTTCATTCATGATGTCGTCCCTATCACCGCTTGCGCCCTTGGTTTTTATAATAGTTGCCGGTAATTTATAAGGTTTCGCTGAATGCTTTCAGTTTTTGCATATCTTTGTCAAAAGAAACAACGACCCGTGAAGAAGAGGAAATGGCGGCGAGAAGACAATCTACAATATCGGCATTTGAAGTTTCGAATTTGAGCAGGGTCTGGAGCAACTCAGAGCGGTCTGAATTTATGATACCGGAAAAATTAAGAATTTTGCTTAATTTGTCTGTGATCTCTTTTCTGGGAATCCGGTAAAATTTTTCCATGACATAAACGCATTCAACGATAACGACATCAAGTAATTCAGCTTTTGATATTCCTTGAGCAACATTCAACATAAACGCCGTGGCCTTGGGACTGAACTCGGGATGATCGTCGAATAAAAATCTTAGAATAACATTTGTATCAATCAGATAGACCTTCTCCGGCGGCTTCATCTGCAATCTGTCCTTTAACTTTTTCCCTGATTTCGTCCAAAGAAACATACTCCTTTGAATACGCTTTGAGGCTCCCCGCTAAAAGCTCGGCCGGCTCGGCCGGAACGCCTTTAAGCTTAACCTCGCCATCCTCAACCAAAAACAATACGCCACCCTCTTTGGCTATCTTTAATTCCTCACGGATAGCCTTTGGTATGGTCACCTGACCTTTTTTTGATATTTTGGCATACATTTTTTAAATCACCTATACT comes from the Candidatus Desulfatibia profunda genome and includes:
- a CDS encoding AbrB/MazE/SpoVT family DNA-binding domain-containing protein, yielding MYAKISKKGQVTIPKAIREELKIAKEGGVLFLVEDGEVKLKGVPAEPAELLAGSLKAYSKEYVSLDEIREKVKGQIADEAAGEGLSD
- a CDS encoding PIN domain-containing protein, whose translation is MKPPEKVYLIDTNVILRFLFDDHPEFSPKATAFMLNVAQGISKAELLDVVIVECVYVMEKFYRIPRKEITDKLSKILNFSGIINSDRSELLQTLLKFETSNADIVDCLLAAISSSSRVVVSFDKDMQKLKAFSETL